A single region of the Stigmatopora argus isolate UIUO_Sarg chromosome 6, RoL_Sarg_1.0, whole genome shotgun sequence genome encodes:
- the fmoda gene encoding fibromodulin a, protein MHPGIIFLSALLLLSLSHAQDPFAWLYSGRSSIQADKTGGECPAECDCPPTFPIAMYCDGRGLTAMPAIPSRMKYLYLQNNAITSLSDSALANGTNLVWLMMHHNQLTSDAISEKAFLRLEQLERFYLQHNNLTRVPVNLPRTLRDLRINHNHIEKVTSSDFQGMDNLTILYLHDNAITDMSLNSLTSLTLLDVSNNNLTKVPDALPEQLHQLYLDSNSIGSLPEGFLSSFKQLQYLRMAHNQLTDMSLPSNIFNVTGLVELDLSFNKLERIPPVGTTLQHLYLQANHIKEFTLGSFCPIVDVSNFSQLQSLRLDGNAISHQDIPSDMSLCLRLASSIDI, encoded by the exons ATGCATCCGGGGATCATTTTCTTGTCCGCCCTGCTTCTACTCTCTTTGTCCCATGCACAAGATCCCTTCGCCTGGCTGTATAGCGGTCGTAGTTCCATTCAGGCGGACAAGACAGGAGGAGAGTGCCCCGCTGAGTGCGACTGTCCCCCGACTTTTCCCATCGCCATGTACTGCGATGGGCGCGGCCTGACAGCCATGCCCGCCATTCCCTCCCGAATGAAGTACCTTTATCTCCAAAATAATGCCATCACATCCCTATCTGACTCAGCTCTGGCCAATGGAACCAATCTTGTGTGGCTCATGATGCATCACAACCAACTTACATCTGATGCCATTAGCGAGAAG gcTTTTCTGAGGTTAGAACAACTGGAGCGTTTTTATTTACAACACAACAATTTGACCAGAGTCCCTGTTAACCTTCCCCGTACCCTTCGAGACCTGAGGATCAACCATAATCATATTGAAAAG GTAACATCTTCAGACTTCCAAGGAATGGATAACCTCACAATCCTGTATCTCCATGACAATGCTATCACAGATATGTCATTGAATTCCCTAACATCCCTGACGCTCTTGGATGTCAGCAACAACAATTTGACTAAA GTTCCAGATGCGCTCCCTGAACAACTACATCAACTATACTTGGATTCCAACTCCATTGGCTCTTTGCCTGAGGGATTCTTGTCCAGTTTCAAACAGCTGCAGTATCTGCGGATGGCCCACAACCAGCTCACAGACATGAGCCTCCCGTCCAATATTTTTAATGTGACCGGTTTGGTGGAGTTAGACCTGAGCTTCAACAAGCTGGAGAGAATTCCTCCCGTTGGCACCACCCTGCAGCATCTCTATCTACAAGCCAATCACATAAAGG AGTTCACTTTGGGGAGTTTTTGTCCCATTGTGGATGTCAGCAACTTCTCGCAGCTGCAAAGTCTACGTCTGGATGGGAATGCCATCAGTCACCAGGACATCCCATCAGATATGTCACTCTGCCTGCGTCTTGCCTCCAGCATCGATATTTAA
- the LOC144075744 gene encoding lumican, whose product MPTSSLGNLTNISPRPKGLRGRHQLVSMGVLWIFPVLSCVFALASTTTLADIDYGGVPLWIDRLLGEPSVMSLRGRLDAAWYRATNPQACPRGCDCPIQWPTALYCDHRGLIDVPNLLPATTQYLFLQSNNISSLTTSFLANITGLHWLILDQNRLKSEYVDEGILQNQTQLAYLFANHNQLSSIPRNLPVGLKQLRLAHNQIISVGRETLKNLKNLTLLLLQGNFLKTIKEGELAGLHNLNLLDFSGNSFSTVPRHLPTSVQQLYLSNNSLSVIDEDSFMGFSNLKYLRLSRCHLQSRKIQPQAFNLSSLVELDLSHNNFTTIPEVPTTLQHLYLEANEIQEFNVTSFCREVGPLTYSRLKILRLDGNKMSYRHLPSDWVFCLRVIQRIYI is encoded by the exons ATGCCGACCTCTTCGTTGGGGAATTTAACCAACATTTCTCCTCGACCGAAAG GGTTACGTGGACGCCACCAGCTGGTCTCCATGGGAGTGCTGTGGATATTTCCTGTCCTATCGTGTGTTTTTGCGCTGGCGTCAACAACCACTCTGGCCGACATAGACTACGGCGGCGTTCCCTTGTGGATCGACCGCTTACTGGGTGAGCCCAGCGTGATGAGCCTACGCGGCCGTTTAGACGCGGCGTGGTACCGGGCCACCAACCCGCAGGCCTGCCCTCGGGGGTGCGACTGCCCCATTCAGTGGCCCACGGCCCTGTACTGTGACCATAGAGGCCTGATAGATGTCCCGAATCTTCTACCTGCCACAACACAGTACCTCTTCCTACAG AGCAACAACATCTCATCCCTAACCACCTCATTTCTGGCAAACATCACTGGACTACACTGGCTCATTCTGGACCAGAACCGGTTGAAAAGTGAATATGTGGATGAGGGTATTTTACAAAACCAGACCCAACTAGCTTATCTTTTTGCCAACCACAACCAGTTAAGCTCAATTCCCAGGAATCTGCCAGTCGGTCTTAAGCAGCTCCGACTGGCCCATAACCAAATCATCAGTGTCGGGAGAGAGACCCTGAAGAACCTGAAGAATCTGACGTTGCTTCTTCTGCAGGGGAACTTTTTGAAAACCATTAAAGAAGGAGAGCTTGCAG GGCTGCATAATTTAAACTTGTTGGACTTCAGCGGGAATTCCTTCTCAACAGTCCCCAGACATTTACCCACGTCAGTGCAGCAGCTCTATCTGTCCAATAACTCCCTATCAGTCATTGATGAGGACAGTTTCATGGGATTTTCCAACCTCAAATACCTTCGTCTAAGTCGCTGCCACCTGCAAAGTCGCAAAATCCAGCCCCAGGCCTTCAACCTCTCCAGTTTGGTGGAACTAGACCTGTCCCACAACAATTTTACTACCATCCCTGAGGTCCCCACCACATTGCAGCACCTGTACCTGGAGGCAAATGAAATACAAG AGTTTAATGTGACCAGTTTCTGCAGAGAAGTGGGACCGCTTACCTACTCCAGGTTGAAGATACTGCGACTGGATGGCAACAAAATGTCTTACAGGCATCTTCCTTCTGACTGGGTTTTCTGTCTGAGAGTGATTCAAAGGATTTACATTTGA